CTGATTAAAGATTTCTTGAAGGAGATCATGTTTAGGAGTTTGAATATAAGACTCCCAAATAGCTGAATTGTTGCAGCAGTCTTTAAGCTATTTTTGAAACAGAGCGACGGCTAAGCAGGTGCTTATAGCATAATAAGTTGACCAATATGAGTGCCATTCCGTAAAACACATCTTCTACAGGGATGGTTAATATTCTGAAACCAATAATCTGGTTGTTATCATACCAAACTATAGGCGCATCCAGGCCAGTTCCAGTCAATAAACCATTAACGATTAAAAAAGGAAAAAGCAGTACCGTATAAATGATATAGAATTTTGGCAGCCAGCCAATTTTTAAGACATATCTGCTATAGAAGAGCACGGCAGCTAATAACAGAAAAGTGGCTGCCGGATAAATATGACCGCGATATAAAACCGACATCAGTATACAAATCAAAATAAGTGCAGGCGTCAGAATTTTTTCAACGCTGAGCGGAATCGGTTTTTTAATGAACAGATCCAGACAATGAAAAGTAAATACACAGGCGTAGGGGATACAGAAGAAGAATAGAATTTCTTCTATAGGCATATTGCCTGCTGTTAAACCAACCAGATAATCAGGATTAAACCCCCAGACGCCAAGACTGGTAAAATACACATCCCAGAGTAAGAAGATGATTCCGGTTAACAGAACCGCAGGGAAAAAAGCCTTCCAGGTTTTGTAAAAGTTTAGTTTTGGATGAAAAGAATAAATGAAAGGAACACTAATCGTGAAAAAATCAATCAGGAGGTACGTGTACTTCATGCTTCAGTTTTTTTATTGTTCTCAAAGAAATATTTAAACGGGACCCATAACATTCCAAAACACTCTCCATGTTCTTTATTAATATGTTTATGGTGCATTTTATGCGCCCTTCTGATAGCTTTAAAGTACCAGTGATCTGAATTCCTGAATATTTTAAACCGCTGATGGATGAAGATATCATGGATGAAAAAATACGCTGCACCATACAATGTAATTCCTATGCCTATATACAGTGCAACTGTATTTCCGTAAAAAGATCCCATTCCCAGGCAAATAATCCCTGGAATAGCAAAAATCAAAAAGAAAAAATCATTTCTTTCCAAAAAGCCTTCATGATCTTTATGATGGTGGTCACGGTGTAAACTCCAGAACAATCCATGCATAATATATTTGTGTGTAAACCATGCAACTCCTTCCATACCAATAAAAGTTGCTGCTACAATTAGGGTGTTAATTATCCAGTTATTCATAAATTAAACAGTTGATTATAATCACTTTTGACACGTTCGAAGCAAATCTTTAACCAGATGGTATAGTGCTCCGGATTTGTTTTTAACTGAGTTTCCAATGCTTCCAAAGTTACATATTTGAAAGCAGCGACCTCATCAGGATTGGGTACAGGCGTGGTATCACTGATACCAAAATAAACATGATCAAACTCGTTTTCTGAAAGACCATCTTTTAAATCAGCGTAATAGATAAAACTAAACCCAAATTCCAGCTTGCAATCCATGCCCATTTCTTCTTGCAGCCTTCTTTTGGCTCCAGCCTTCGTTTCCTCACCAGGATAAGGGTGACTACAGCATGTATTGCTCCACTGTCCACCTGAATGATATTTATTTAATGCCCTTTGCTGTAACAGGAATTCGCCTTTCTGGTTAAAAATAAATACCGAAAATGCGCGATGAAGCTTTCCACGCTGATGCGCTTCCATTTTCTCCATCAAGCCTGTCATCTGATCGAGCTGATCTACAAGTATTACCTGATCTTTCATTTTTTAAGGTGGTTACGTTCTTTTTCAGTCAGGTGTTTAGAGGCAAACAAATAGTTAATTACCAACTGTTTGAGTGGCTGGTCACGTAGCTGATCCAGATTCTTTATTAATATGTTTTTATCTGCCGTAATCTGGTCATTGTAACCAAGAAAAGAGGGGAGATTCGTTTGAATTGTAAATCTTAAAAACCTGATCTCCAGATTTCCGGGATCAAGGGTAACTGCGTTTTCAATGAATTCCTTACCTTTTTTAAATTTTCTGTATTTTGAAATCGGGCTCATGGTATATTTAGCCTGCATCATTTCGGCGACCCCTTTGTAGCAGATTAAAAGCTCGCTGGATTTATCATCTACTTTGGAAAGCAGTTCCTGAAGTTTGCTCGCTGCTGCTTTATCAGTTGCCGACTGATAATATAAAGCACGCAACTCTGTGATTTCCGGATAAGGTGGAGTTCCAAATATAAACAGAACAAAAAGGGCTAAAATTTTCATATCGCATTCATTTTATAACGAATGATAGAATCACACATCAGGCCAAATTTATGACTGTTAGAAATCCGGATTCTTTTAGACATTACTTTTTCTGCGGTTGCACTTTTAATCTTATTAAACAGCTCCTTATAATAAATGTAAGCGAGATAAACACCGTTTTTGGAAGAAGCGGGTAATTGTTTAATCCCGGCAAGCGCTTGCTTAAATTCCTGTTCTATTTCCTTTTCTATAATTTGCTTTTCGTGATTCGAGAATACGGAAAGGTCAATATTTGGAAAGTAAGTACGGCTCAGGTTAAAGTAATCTGCATTGATATCTCTGAGGAAATTGACTTTCTGGAATGCTGATCCTAACTTCATAGCTGAATCTTTTAGCCGTTCATATTGTACTTTATCGCCTTCTGTAAAAACGTTAAGGCACATTAAGCCAACTACTTCTGCTGAGCCTAAAATGTATTGGTCATACAACTCAGGAGTATATTGCTTTTGATCAAGATCCATCTCCATGCTCTTTAAGAACAGCTCAATCAGTTCTTGGTCAATAGCATATTCGTTCACTACCTGCTGAAAAGAGTTTAATATCGGATTCAGGCTGATTTTATGTTCAATAGCCTCATAACAGTCCTGTCTGAATTTTGCAAGCAGAAACGGTTTGTCAAAATCATGAAAACTATCTACAATTTCGTCGGCAAGGCGTACGAATCCGTAGATTGAATAAATTGGATTGCGTAATTTCTTCCCTAAAAAATAAATGCCTAATGAAAAGCTTGTACTGTAACGTTTGGTTGTGATCTTGCTGCATTCTACAGACAACCGGTCAAATATCTCTTTCATAAGTTTTTATTAAAGTATTTTATCAGTTGACTGGCAGCCACGTGGCCAGAGATAATAGATGGAGGAACGCCTGGCCCGGGTACAGTAAGCTGGCCTGCATAAAACATGTTTTCGACCTTTTTGTTTTTTAATGAAGGTTTGAGATTGGCAGTCTGCATTAATGTGTTTGCTAAACCATAAGCATTGCCCTTATAAGAGTTATAATCCAGTTTAAAATCTGCTACACAATAACTGCTCTTATAATCCAGGTGTTTACGGATTTCAACGCCGGTATAACTTTCCAGACGGTTCATGATCAGCTCAAAATATTGTTCCCTTAGTATTGCTGTGTCTTCCATATTTGTTGCCAGTGGCATTAACACAAACAGATTCTCATGTCCATCGGGTGCTACGGCAGGGTCAGTTCTGGATGGACAGCAGACATAAAACAAGGGTTTAGAAGGCCATTGTGGTTCTTTGTAAATTTCAATAGCATGTTGTTTCAGGTCTTCATCAAAGAATAAGGTGTGGTGACCCAGACGTTCTGTTTTCCTGGTTACGCCCAGATAGAAGATCAGGCAGGAGGGAGCCAGAACACGTTTGTCCCAATATTTCTCCGGGTAATTTCTATAATTTTCGCCAAGCAGCTTTTCTTCTACGTGATGATAATCGGCAGCAGCAATATAACCGTCATAGACTTTTGTCTGTTTGGAAGAGCTCAGGCTTTGAATTTGTTTTCCTTCGATTTTTAAGGCAGAAACGGATTCTCCTAAATGGAATTTTACACCGTTCTTTTCAGCTACTGTTTTCATGGCCTCAATCACTTTTCCAAATCCACCTTTAGGATACCATGTGCCCAGTTTTAAACCTGCATAATTCATTAAACTGTATAACGCAGGCGTATCTTCGGGCGTTGCACCCAGAAATAAAACTGGAAATTCCATCAATGCAATGAGTTTCGGATGCTTAAAATACTTTTTAACGTGGCTACTAAAAGAAGTGAATACTTGTAATTTAAATACACCTTTAATGAGATCCATATCCGCGAACTCCAATAAAGACAGACCCGGTTTATAAACTAGTTTTTCAATTCCGGTTTTATATTTATAGGCTGCTTCTTCCAGAAATTGCTGAAGTTTTAAAGCACTTCCTGGCTCAATCGCTTCAAAAGTATCACAGAGTGCGTTGAAATCTGCCGGGATATCGAGGACGTCGTTTTGACCATATACAACAGAAAAACCGGGATCTAAAAGCTCCAGTTCGTAAAAATCTTTAGCCTGATAACCAAAATCGTTAAAGAATTTCTCAAAGACATCCGGCATCCAGTACCAGCTCGGCCCCATATCAAACACATAACCGTTTTCAGTTTCCATTTGCCTCGCCCGGCCACCAACAGTACTGTTTTTTTCATATACATCAACTTCATAACCATTTTTGGCCAGGTAAGCTGCTGCACTGATGCCAGCAAATCCGGCGCCTATAACTGCTATTTTGGGTAAAGATTGTGCTGCTTTAGTTGGCATTTAAGACGTTTTTGATAGTGTGTTCAAATTCATTAATAGATTGAAACCAATTTACATTTTTGCCCAGTTTCAATTCACTGATCAATTTTCCGTTACCTGCGAGATGAATTCTGTTTTCAGGATAAGCGGTACTTAATTCGCTGAGATAATCATTTGCTGTTTCTAATGGCTGGCTGCGCACCATAAACAATAACATATGTTTGACTTGCTTGTTTTGCATCGCGTCTTTTACAGAGTCCAATGGAACTCTGCCCCCGAGATAAATTACTTTTTGCCCGGCTTGTTTAAGGATGTAATTGGCAAACAAGAGTCCGATATCGTGACCTTCGGCTTCCGGTAAAAATAACAGCCATGATGATTTTACTTCGTTCACCGCAGGCAGGTCATTAATGGCAGCATAGAGCTTTTGCCTGACCAGATTGGATAAAAAATGTTCTTGCGCAGGACAGATATCATCTTTCCTCCACATGAGCCCTAGTCTTACTAACAGGGGATAAATTACCTGTTTATAAGTGGTGATCATTCCATTATCGTGAATACATTTATTGATGAGCTCATCAAATCCGGACTCATCATAAACTAAACCGTATTTTAAAAGCTGGGAGGTGTAGTATTCAAAATGTGCATCGTTTGAAACCGTCTGGTCTATTTCCTTTTTAAGAAAATCATTCATCTCTTTTTCGGAGAGGGCACAGACTTGTGATATTTTCAGACCAGTCTGACTAATACTTACAATATTCAGCAATCTTCTCAGATGATCATCATTGTACATGCGTGTATTTCCTGCTGAACGCATGGGTTCCAGTGCATTATACCTGCGTTCCCAGATTCTGATCGTGTGGACTTGTACGCCCGATAGTTGTTCAAGATCAGAAATGGAGTAATTCATTATGTTTGTCTAGATTTATTTTGTTAAATCTAGACAAACATAATGAATTTTAATATCATTCTAATTGAATAAGTAATGAATGGTAACAAAATAGATTCAAAGCCAGTAGGGGTATACTGTGATGAAAGCGTCTACACTACATGATATGGAAAGCTGTAAGACATTGCCCTTTATTTTTCATTGTTCTGGTTTCCTTATTGATCATTGGGTTGACTTCATGTATTTTAACTTCTAAACTGAACAGTTTTACTTTTCTTAATTTCTACCATTGTCCGTTTCTGGATCTGTTTTTTTCCTATTATACGTTTATGGGGGATGGCATCATGTGTCTCCTCACCAGCATTGTGTTGTTCTTTCTAAAGAAGAAGAAGCTGGCTTTAGCTTTATTACTGGCATTTTTAAGCTCTGGAATTATTGTTCAGATTTTAAAGAAATTGCTTAATGAACCCAGGCCGTCCCTTTATTTTGAGCAGATAGGGTTTAAATATTCCTATTTCATTAATGGGATACAGAAATTGCATTCTGCATCTTTTCCTTCTGGCCATTCTGCTTCTGCTTTTGCTATGTGTATTGTGATTGCATTGTATTTTAAAGATAAACGAGTGAGTGTTTTGTGTTTATTGCTGGCTTTATTTGCAAGTTATTCCAGAATTTATCTTGCACACCATTTTTTACCTGATGTTATGGTTGGTGCATTGATTGGTTCTGTATCCGGATTATTAACATATTACTTTGTCTGGCGGTCTGCGGGCTTGTATACCAATGTAAATACTGATTTTAAAGGGGTAATGAAATAATTCTAATATTTAAAAACTTTACCATCCACCATAACTTCCTGTGTTGCTTCATCAAACACAGCCTTTTTTCCTGTTCTGACGGCTGCATTGGTCATAATATTGGCTATAGAATGATAATAACCCACTTCTACGGGAGCATGCGTCTCTTGACGTGACCTGATACATTCCATCCAGTTCCGCATATGCGCAGAAGTTAATTTATCACCTCCGGTATTTGCAGACGCAGCTACTTTTTCTGTTTGGTTAGTTAGCTTCAGGTCAGGCAACAGGTTCGGCTGCATATGCATTGCGCTTGCTGCATCGGCTTTAAGCCCGCCTTTAGCAGAAACCATATTCGTATTCAGGTTCAGTTCACCACCATTGGAGTAATAAATTTCCGCTGGGTTTTCATCACCATTATGCATGCGGGAGGTAAAGACTACCTGAAAACCGTTCTCCGGATTATTCTGCTGACCATAATCAAATACTGCTGTAGTGGTGTCCCAGTTCCGTCGCCCATCTTTCCATTGATAGATTCCACCGTTGGCAACTACACTACGCGGATGTTTTAATCCTGTAAACCAATGCACTGTGTCAATTTGATGCGACATCCATTGTCCGGGCATGCCCGATGAATATGGCCAGAATAAACGATATTCCAGGTATATACGCGGATCCCATTCTTCAAAGGGCCTGTTGATTAAAAAACGTTTCCAATCCGTATCCTCTTGTTTTAATCTGGCTACTAATTCTGGTCTGCGCCAGCGTCCGGGTTGATTTACATTCCAGCTGAGTTCTACCATCGTAATATCGCCGAACTTGCCGGATTTAATAAATTGTCCGGCCGCTATATAATTGTCACCGCTTCGCCTTTGTGAACCAATCTGAAGAATTTGATTGGATGCTTTTACGGCTTTTAAAGCTGCACGGGCATCAGACATCGTTTCTGCAAAAGGCTTTTCACAATAGACATCACATTTGGCATTGATGGCTTCTATCGCATGTACAGCATGCTGAAAATCGGCCGTGCTCACAATAACAGCGTCCAGATCTTTTAGCTGATATAATTCATCGTTGTTGCGACAGGCTGTAATATCATGTCCTAATTTGGTTTTTAAAAAGTTTTCCCCTAATCCTCTGCGATAGTTCCAGAGATCGGACACGGCAACAATATCAAAGTTCAGTTCCTTGTAATGGTTGAGAAAGCTGGGGAAGAGTGAAGTGGCAAACCGGTCTGAAAAACCGACTACACCGACTCTGACACGCTCATTCGCGCCGATAATATTTCCATAACTTTTAGCCGATAAGCCCATAGTGCCCATGTAGGTTCCAGCGGCAGCAATTGCAGTTTGTTTGATAAATTTTCTTCTTGATGATAACATAGCTGGCGGGATTTAAAGTTGTTTTAATTTGATACTTCTAAAAAATACCTGATCACCGTGATCCTGTAACAGGATATGTCCTTTTGGAGCCATCCCGAAGTTTTTCCAGTCTTTATATTTACTATCTGCTACCAAAGCGAGGAATTCTGCCGATCCTCTTACGTATTCCAGGATCTTATAGCCATTTAGCCAATATTCTATTTTATTATCTGGATAGACTCTGATTAATCCGCTGTTCCATTCACCGATTTTTCGCTGTGCGTTAGGAATTTTTTTACTGGTAATCAGATCATACAAAGAACCCAATGTCCTGTTGCCATTTTTTCCCAATTTCGCATCCGGATGTCTTTCATCATCCAATATCTGATATTCAGGGCCAATTGCAGAGCCTTTATTTCCTTCGGTAAGCGTCACAAAATATTTAACACCGCTATTTGCACCTTCAGTTAGCTTAAAATCGAATTTCATTTCAAAAGCACCATATTGTTTTTCGGTTACGATATCACCACCGTTTGTAGATTCTGCACCATTAGATTTCTGAACACTCAGTTCTCCGTCTTTAATGATCCAGCCACTTTCAGGGAAGGTTGTTTTATAAGCGCCGCGCCAGCCTTTGGTCGTTTTTCCGTCCCACAGTAAGCTATAGCCTGCTGCTTTTTCCTGGGGACTCACTGTATTGGGTACGAGATTGACGACATAAATATTATCCGCTTTTGAAGGTTTCAGCTGTTCAGTCTGTATACGGATATTGCGCCAGTGGATTTGTTTGCCGGGCTGATCATCTTTGCCAATTGCATGTACTTGCAGGGCGATAAATCCAGCAGGGGTCAGCGCGTCCACTACGTTGGCAGTCGGAACACCGTTGATCCAGGTACGGATAGAATTTCCAATACATTCTATGCGGTATTTGTTCCACTGGTCATTTTTAAAGGCTTGTTCTCCTTTCGGGTTAATATCCAGCGGATATAACCAGCCTCTTCTTGCTTCATCATAAATACCTCCGGAAAACTTACGGTCGGAGGGATCAACTTCTACCTGATAACCATGTACTCTTCCATTTTGATAATCAGCATTGCTTTCACTTCGTATTTGCACGCCGGAATTCATGGAATTATCTACTTTCAATTCCAGTTCGAGAATAAAGTCACCGTAGCTTTTTGTAGTGGCGAGAAAGGAATTTGGTGTATTGGAAACTGTCGTCCCTATAATCTCGTTATTAATTACTTCGTATCTGGCTTGTCCGTTAAGTTGTTTCCAGCCTTTGAGATCTTTTCCATTAAATAGATTCTGCCATTTCTGATTTTGTGCCTGGAGGGTTGAGGGCAGGCTGATGAATAATAAACCTGCGAGGGTTAAGAGGTGCTTTGTTTTCATATTTGGTTAGTAGGTTGAGGTTAGCGTTGTCGAATTAGCTAATCTAATATAGTATAATGATATGGAAGATTGAAACTATAAGGTTATAACAACTTATTGATATTTAAAGGTATAAAGGGGTTCTGAGTGTATTAAATACACGTTTTCATTGCTGATATTTTCTTTGTAAAAATTTGGTTATACGCTAAAAGAAAATGCTATGTCTGAATAACTACTTTTGTATGTAAAATGGAACGTACTATAAAACAGACGTTTGCGGTGACATGTTAAGTATTTGTAGCAAGAGGTTTAATAATTACAATGTTTTTTGCTTTTAAGTTTAAGCCCTGACGGTGTTAAAAACCGAGATTTTTCTATGTTTACACTTGTATGCTATTGATTACTAGTTGTTAATGGCAGAATTTTTGACGTAATTGTGGTAGTTAATATTTTACAACCCTAAAACAAAAAGTTATGGCTTTCAAAGCAAGATTAAACTTTTCGGGCAAGGAGTACGATGTGCTTCACTGTGCCTATTCTCTAAACCGTGATGTAGATGCAAAAGGAAGACCCTCTTCCGGAGTGTATGGTGGAACGATCGATATCGAACTCGAATCTACCGAAGACACCTCTGTCATCGAAGCAATGGTAAACAACCAGTACAAACCTTTAGCTGGCACGCTGCTGATTAAAAAATCAGAAGAAGATGCCAAGATGAAGGAAGTTCATTTTGAAGACGGGTATATTGTGAAATATACCGAAGGAATCAACATCACCGGAGATAATCCGATGACCTTGAAATTCCAGATCTCTGCACGTAAACTAAAAGCAGGGAATGCCGAACATGTTAATGATTGGCCAAAAGCGTAATTCAAATTCAGGAAGTTTAACATTTAAAAAAAATTATCATGGCATTTAAAACCAGGTTGACTCTAGGGTCGAAAGAATTCGATGTGCTGCAATGCAGCTATTCATTAAACAGAGATGTGGACGCAAAGGGACGTCCGTCATCAGGAGTTTATGGTGGAACTATTCATTTAGAAATTGAATCTACTGAAGATACTTCAGTAATTGAGTCTATGGTGAATAACCAGTATAAGCCACAAGCAGGAACAATTGTATTCAAAAAGGGTGAAGAAGATGCAAAAATGAAAGAATTGCATTTCGAAGATGGTTACATCATCCAGTACAATGAAGGGATTGCAGTGAACGACAATACTCCAATGACTTTGAGCTTTGTAGTATCTGCGCGTAAACTTAAGATTGGTAATGCTGAGCATACCAACGACTGGCCAAAAGCTTAGTTAGCACAATCTACCTCTGTATCTGTAGGAAGCCGGGACGGTTTCCTACAGTTTTTCTATTGAATCATCTTCTTACTTATTCATCATGGTAAACAAGCTAATTGTAGACATCAGCATAGAGCAGGTGACTATAACGCATTTCAGCCGTTTTACGCTGGATCAGCGTTTTAATGAACATCATACTTTTGAACTTCGTATCAATCATGACCAGATTGAAAATACTGGTGGTATTACACTCACAAAATCTAAAGATTTTATAGGTAAGAATTTAACTATTCAGTTTGCACGATTAGGCGATACCGGAAATATTTTCACAGGAATAATTACTAAAGTTGAAATTGCCCAGACTCATGGGCTCCGGGGTGATATTGTGATTACAGGTTATAGTCCTGATATTTTACTGAACAGGGGGCCTGATCTTGGCTCTTATCTGAATAAAGATCTTAAAAGTATAATTACGCAAGCCACTAATGATACTCCACAGAATGATCTTGACTTTCAAATTAATCCTGGCTACAGTGCTGCAATTGATTATCTGATACAATATAAAGAGAGTGATTTTGATTTCATCAACAGGCTTTCCTCAGAATATCATGAATGGTTTTTTTATGATGGCCGCATCCTGCATTTCGGGAAGCCTGATGAACAGGAAGAAATTGCCCTGATTTACGGGCGGGATCTTCAGAGTTTGCAGTACGGAATGCAGATAGCTCCTCTGAATTATAAGAAGTTTGCCTATCATTCTAAGCAGGATGAATTGCTGAGTGCTCAGCCGCAGACTGCAAGTTCCAGCTTTTCAGATGTTTCACATGCAATATCTGCTTCAAATAATGTCTTTAGTAAATGTTTCAATCAGCCTTTAAGTGTCAGAGTTAATTCTCAGAGCGAGATTGACGCTTTTGTGAATGATGAACATAAAGCTTTAGTGTCAGGATTAGTCAGCATTTCTGGCAAAGGAGATAATGCGAAAGTAGGAATAGGGAAAATTGTTAATATCAGTACGAGTATGCACAATGGCTTAGATTTTCAGGTAGAAGATTTCGGTAAATTTATTGTAACTGCCATACACCATGAGATTGATGGCATCGGTCATTATCATCACACTTTTGATGGAGTGGCAGCAGATAGTGAGAAACTCCAGGTAAAAAAGATTCAGAAACCATTTGCTGATATGCAACTGGCTGATGTGGTCGATAATAATGATCCTCAGGGGAATGGGCGTATAAAGGTGAAGTTTAAATGGCAATGCCAGACAAATGATCCTACAGAATGGTTACGCGTAATGACTCCCGATGCAGGAAGCAGTGATAAAGTAAGTAAAAACAGGGGGTTTGTGTTTATTCCGGAAAAGGGAGATCAGGTTGTGGTTGCTTTTGAAGAAGGGAATATCGCCAGGCCAATTGTGATGGGCAGTGTGTTTCACGGCAAAAGTGGAACTGGGGGCAGTGCCAGTAATAATAGTAAAAGCCTGACCTCAAAAAGTGGCCATACTGTTCAGTTAAATGATGGTGGTGGAATAACGATAAAAGATAAAACCGGCGGTAATCATATTGTTGTGGATGGCCAGAATAAGGTAACAGTTACATCAAGTCAGACCGTAGTTTTAACTAATGGTACGGCGGCGATTACGCTTGAAAATGATAAAATCACCATACATGCCTCTGAAATTGAAATTGCGAAAAAAGACGGGAAATCTGCGAAAATTGATATCAACGGAGATTTGACCAATATCAATACAAAGGATATGACAATAACTTCGACTAATAATACAATTACCGGTACCAATAATACGATGTCTGGTAAAAATCACATCACAGGAGGTGATACAAAAATTGATATGGGTGATGTTTTTATTAATTAATATAGGATGAAAGATTCTAAAGTTCTCATTAAACAACCATTTCAGGAACAATATACTATCAGAATAGAATCTGAGGTTAACGGCGTAGATGTATTTGTTACTTCTACAGTGCTATTGAGATACGATTTTAATGTATTAAAAGTAGAAAATGGCCAAATTGAAGTCCGGCTAATCCAATTAGATAACGTGTTATTGGAAGCTAACAATCCAATGATCAGAGAAGTTGCTCAGATCAGCCAGGTATTTGGGCGGATGTATAATGAACTCCATTTATTATTAGATGATAAGGGTTCCATATTAAAAGTATTAAATAATGATCTGGTGCTATCCAAATGGGGGCAGACCAAAGCAGAAATGGAGAAACATATTGCAGGGAATGACGACTTGAGGCATGCAATTTCTCTGAATGATGCAATCTTTAACAGTCCTGAAAGGGTGAGAGAGGCCGCACAGGCAAATGAGTTTTTACGTGTGTACTTTGGGCAGGTATATGGAGTGGATTTGCCTTTGAAAACCAGTTTTAAAGGAACTAATATTTTTAATACTGTTAATATGGACTGGACGCTTGCAATTAATAGCTCAGTCTCTTTACCGCCAGTTCCTGGTGTAAATTCTTTTACAATAAATACTAAAGCTGTCCCGGCTATGACTTTGAATTCAAAGTTTTATGAAGATGCTTATAATCAATTCTCCACTAAAATTGATATTAAAAGTTTAAAGACTGTACTGTTTCAGGAAGAAACCAGGATTATCGATTATCATACAGGGAGAGTACAGGAAGCGGAAGTAAGTAAAGTTGAAATAGCAGAGGAGAAGAAATTGTATAATAAATTGAAATATATTCTTAAAAGTGATTCTGGAATAGTTATTAAGCCAGTAGAAAAGAGTGAGGAATCTGCCGTTTTAGTGGAAGAAGAAAAGAAAGAGACAGGCTCTAAGTTTAAGTTTTTTTAATAGGTAATTGTCTTTTTTTGAAGACAATAAGTTGATTGGATTATGCAGAACAAATTAGGTACATCGATAAAGATATTAAGTCAAACTACGCTGCGCCTTGGTATTTGCACATTACAGTTTGGTGTTTCTACAGAAAAATTCGCTAATGCAGAAAAGGTTACGAATGTGATACTCAAGTTTTCAGGTAAAAAGCCTGTGCATATTGGAGAAACAACCGATGTTTTAAGCCTCGGTCTTAAAATAGTAAGACATGGTGAAAGGTTAGGTATAGGATTTATAAAACGTAAACAGACTATTCAAAAAGTATAAATAATGGGGCATAAAAGAATCA
The sequence above is drawn from the Pedobacter cryoconitis genome and encodes:
- a CDS encoding Gfo/Idh/MocA family protein, with the translated sequence MLSSRRKFIKQTAIAAAGTYMGTMGLSAKSYGNIIGANERVRVGVVGFSDRFATSLFPSFLNHYKELNFDIVAVSDLWNYRRGLGENFLKTKLGHDITACRNNDELYQLKDLDAVIVSTADFQHAVHAIEAINAKCDVYCEKPFAETMSDARAALKAVKASNQILQIGSQRRSGDNYIAAGQFIKSGKFGDITMVELSWNVNQPGRWRRPELVARLKQEDTDWKRFLINRPFEEWDPRIYLEYRLFWPYSSGMPGQWMSHQIDTVHWFTGLKHPRSVVANGGIYQWKDGRRNWDTTTAVFDYGQQNNPENGFQVVFTSRMHNGDENPAEIYYSNGGELNLNTNMVSAKGGLKADAASAMHMQPNLLPDLKLTNQTEKVAASANTGGDKLTSAHMRNWMECIRSRQETHAPVEVGYYHSIANIMTNAAVRTGKKAVFDEATQEVMVDGKVFKY
- a CDS encoding DUF1080 domain-containing protein gives rise to the protein MKTKHLLTLAGLLFISLPSTLQAQNQKWQNLFNGKDLKGWKQLNGQARYEVINNEIIGTTVSNTPNSFLATTKSYGDFILELELKVDNSMNSGVQIRSESNADYQNGRVHGYQVEVDPSDRKFSGGIYDEARRGWLYPLDINPKGEQAFKNDQWNKYRIECIGNSIRTWINGVPTANVVDALTPAGFIALQVHAIGKDDQPGKQIHWRNIRIQTEQLKPSKADNIYVVNLVPNTVSPQEKAAGYSLLWDGKTTKGWRGAYKTTFPESGWIIKDGELSVQKSNGAESTNGGDIVTEKQYGAFEMKFDFKLTEGANSGVKYFVTLTEGNKGSAIGPEYQILDDERHPDAKLGKNGNRTLGSLYDLITSKKIPNAQRKIGEWNSGLIRVYPDNKIEYWLNGYKILEYVRGSAEFLALVADSKYKDWKNFGMAPKGHILLQDHGDQVFFRSIKLKQL
- the tssD gene encoding type VI secretion system tube protein TssD, whose protein sequence is MAFKARLNFSGKEYDVLHCAYSLNRDVDAKGRPSSGVYGGTIDIELESTEDTSVIEAMVNNQYKPLAGTLLIKKSEEDAKMKEVHFEDGYIVKYTEGINITGDNPMTLKFQISARKLKAGNAEHVNDWPKA
- the tssD gene encoding type VI secretion system tube protein TssD; the protein is MAFKTRLTLGSKEFDVLQCSYSLNRDVDAKGRPSSGVYGGTIHLEIESTEDTSVIESMVNNQYKPQAGTIVFKKGEEDAKMKELHFEDGYIIQYNEGIAVNDNTPMTLSFVVSARKLKIGNAEHTNDWPKA
- a CDS encoding type VI secretion system Vgr family protein; this translates as MVNKLIVDISIEQVTITHFSRFTLDQRFNEHHTFELRINHDQIENTGGITLTKSKDFIGKNLTIQFARLGDTGNIFTGIITKVEIAQTHGLRGDIVITGYSPDILLNRGPDLGSYLNKDLKSIITQATNDTPQNDLDFQINPGYSAAIDYLIQYKESDFDFINRLSSEYHEWFFYDGRILHFGKPDEQEEIALIYGRDLQSLQYGMQIAPLNYKKFAYHSKQDELLSAQPQTASSSFSDVSHAISASNNVFSKCFNQPLSVRVNSQSEIDAFVNDEHKALVSGLVSISGKGDNAKVGIGKIVNISTSMHNGLDFQVEDFGKFIVTAIHHEIDGIGHYHHTFDGVAADSEKLQVKKIQKPFADMQLADVVDNNDPQGNGRIKVKFKWQCQTNDPTEWLRVMTPDAGSSDKVSKNRGFVFIPEKGDQVVVAFEEGNIARPIVMGSVFHGKSGTGGSASNNSKSLTSKSGHTVQLNDGGGITIKDKTGGNHIVVDGQNKVTVTSSQTVVLTNGTAAITLENDKITIHASEIEIAKKDGKSAKIDINGDLTNINTKDMTITSTNNTITGTNNTMSGKNHITGGDTKIDMGDVFIN